From bacterium, a single genomic window includes:
- the der gene encoding ribosome biogenesis GTPase Der: MNKPVVAIVGRPNVGKSTLFNRVIKRREAIVDDQPGITRDRNYADAEWIGQEFTVIDTGGFVPKSADVIEEKVTEQAQHAVNEADVIIFLTDVTTGITDIDDDVARQLRKSKKPCILVVNKVDNELRESEIAVFTKMGLGDPISISALIGRGVGDMLTIVAQEIENCDYKEIPSHENEIRLAVVGRPNVGKSTFINTIIGEDRHVVTDQPGTTRDAIDSYTNIKGYRFIMVDTAGLRKKARVKKSVEYYSNIRTQSAIKRSDVACLFTDAEEGITSQDMHILKSIVESRKGVVLVVNKWDLVRNDEDKSREAMDSFIRLRGFEYVPLLRVSCKTKFKINQVIKGVIEVANERKKRVSSHELNQMLAELNRYYQHPAVRGKRIRVLYGTQPDASPPRFVFFSNYPKLVSKNYARFLENQIRSRFGFRGVPISITFRKN, translated from the coding sequence ATGAATAAGCCTGTAGTGGCAATTGTGGGAAGGCCGAATGTAGGCAAATCTACTCTGTTTAACAGGGTGATTAAACGACGTGAAGCAATTGTTGATGATCAGCCGGGTATAACAAGAGACAGAAATTATGCAGATGCCGAGTGGATAGGACAAGAATTTACTGTTATTGATACAGGAGGATTTGTACCGAAATCTGCAGATGTAATTGAAGAGAAGGTTACGGAACAGGCTCAGCATGCTGTAAATGAGGCGGATGTAATTATATTTCTTACTGACGTTACAACAGGCATTACAGATATTGACGATGATGTTGCCAGGCAGCTTAGAAAGAGCAAAAAACCATGTATACTTGTTGTTAATAAAGTTGATAATGAATTAAGAGAATCGGAAATTGCAGTCTTTACCAAGATGGGGCTTGGCGACCCTATATCTATATCAGCATTAATCGGCAGAGGTGTGGGTGATATGCTCACTATTGTTGCACAAGAGATTGAGAACTGCGATTATAAAGAAATCCCTTCGCATGAGAATGAAATACGCCTTGCAGTTGTCGGAAGGCCTAATGTTGGCAAATCAACATTTATTAATACTATAATCGGAGAAGACAGGCATGTTGTAACAGATCAGCCCGGGACAACGAGAGATGCAATTGATTCTTATACAAATATAAAGGGGTACAGGTTTATTATGGTTGATACAGCCGGCCTGAGAAAAAAAGCCCGCGTTAAAAAGAGCGTTGAATATTACAGCAACATAAGGACACAGAGCGCAATTAAAAGAAGTGATGTCGCCTGCCTTTTTACAGATGCAGAAGAAGGTATAACTTCACAGGATATGCATATATTAAAAAGTATAGTAGAGTCCAGAAAGGGTGTTGTGCTTGTTGTGAATAAATGGGATCTTGTAAGAAATGATGAAGATAAATCGCGGGAAGCTATGGATTCCTTTATCAGATTGAGAGGATTCGAATACGTACCGCTTTTACGTGTGTCCTGTAAAACAAAGTTTAAAATCAATCAGGTTATAAAAGGTGTAATTGAAGTTGCAAATGAGCGTAAAAAGAGAGTTTCCAGCCATGAACTGAATCAAATGCTTGCTGAACTTAATCGTTACTATCAGCATCCTGCAGTGCGCGGAAAACGTATTCGCGTGCTTTACGGAACTCAGCCTGATGCAAGCCCTCCAAGGTTTGTCTTTTTCTCAAATTATCCGAAACTTGTAAGTAAAAATTATGCAAGATTTCTGGAAAATCAAATCAGGTCACGATTTGGATTCAGAGGTGTACCGATATCAATAACATTTAGAAAGAATTAA
- a CDS encoding HAD family phosphatase — protein sequence MKNSNIKMILTDFDGTLFRSDRAVSRRDWNTLISLGENSVTRVVATGRSYFSFSNVVSNDFPIDFLIFSSGAGIMDWKTGKILKKHSMHPDYVETMIDKLIKMNVDFFVHYPVPENHAFKYFYSGREETDFSARVALYEDYAEPLNGRAEKFGPACQFIVIIPNDEDRYFSITDELKGTHIIRSTSPLDGESIWIEIFPPEVSKSSAAEWLCKFIGIEQKTTFGIGNDYNDIDLLKWTEKSAVVSNGIPLLKNLYTVVKSNNENGFSDAVRKFAGI from the coding sequence ATGAAAAATTCTAATATAAAAATGATACTGACTGATTTCGACGGTACGCTTTTTAGATCTGACAGAGCTGTCAGCAGGCGGGATTGGAATACTCTTATCAGCTTGGGTGAAAACAGTGTTACAAGAGTTGTTGCCACAGGAAGATCCTATTTTTCATTTTCAAATGTTGTTTCGAATGATTTCCCCATTGATTTCTTAATTTTTTCTTCCGGTGCAGGAATAATGGACTGGAAAACCGGAAAAATTCTTAAAAAGCATTCAATGCATCCTGATTATGTTGAGACAATGATTGATAAACTAATCAAAATGAATGTTGATTTTTTTGTACATTATCCTGTTCCTGAAAATCATGCATTTAAATATTTTTATTCGGGAAGAGAAGAAACGGATTTTTCTGCAAGAGTTGCTCTTTACGAAGATTATGCAGAGCCCTTAAACGGCAGAGCTGAAAAATTCGGGCCGGCATGTCAGTTTATTGTGATTATTCCAAATGATGAGGATCGCTACTTTTCTATAACAGATGAGCTGAAAGGGACTCACATAATCAGAAGCACATCCCCGCTTGACGGAGAGTCAATATGGATTGAGATATTTCCTCCTGAGGTGTCAAAAAGCAGTGCAGCCGAATGGCTGTGTAAGTTTATAGGTATTGAACAAAAAACTACTTTTGGTATTGGGAATGACTACAATGATATTGATCTTCTCAAATGGACAGAAAAGTCCGCAGTTGTATCAAACGGAATTCCTCTTCTTAAGAATTTATACACTGTTGTAAAAAGCAACAATGAAAACGGATTTTCCGATGCAGTAAGAAAGTTTGCCGGAATATAA